Proteins from one Penicillium digitatum chromosome 2, complete sequence genomic window:
- a CDS encoding MFS pantothenate transporter, putative produces the protein MFILSKLREVVWGKPAATEAERKLLVKLDLVILSFCCLMYWVNYLDRMNLNNAYVSGMKDDLRFHGNQLNIANTIFYGGYVLGQIPNNIALQKLPPRIYFPACMVSWGLLTLGTGLAHHPWQVMVIRFFQAIFESSTFVGCQYILGSWYKPNELGKRTAIFTSSGLAGTMFSGFMQGGIHKSLDGVRGLPGWRWLFILDFCITIPVAIFGFLAFPDTPTSTTAWWLSAEERKLAIERLPEVKKHRGVLGWNLISRILRTWHWVGFILLWIFASNTEMFSSNAIMSLWLSSTGQYTVSQVNYIPTGIAGVGILTTILLGWYSDFTRRPWHVGVFLSCTAILSGAIMLRPPSTGAKFFALFLNGSQYAGQTVLFAWANAATGEDDAKRGVILGAMNTFATAVYMFWSLLFYSTTQGPDWREGSIAMICMGLALFITTIGICYLEKRNAQRVEVCGRIQTTVTIGTSEVKDNTDTERSQDYRK, from the exons ATGTTCATTCTCTCCAAACTTCGAGAGGTTGTTTGGGGTAAGCCCGCAGCCACCGAGGCAGAACGAAAGCTGTTGGTCAAGCTTGACTTGGTTATTCTATCTTTTTGCTGTCTGATGTATTGGGTCAATTATCTTGATCGAATGAACCTGAACAATGCATATGTGAGTGGAATGAAAGATGACTTGCGCTTTCACGGCAACCAATTGAACATTGCCAACACAA TTTTTTACGGTGGCTACGTTTTGGGACAAATCCCGAACAACATCGCGCTACAAAAGCTCCCTCCGCGCATTTATTTCCCGGCGTGTATGGTATCCTGGGGCTTGCTCACTTTGGGAACTGGGTTGGCGCACCATCCATGGCAGGTCATGGTCATTAGGTTTTTCCAAGCCATCTTTGAGTCGTCTACATTTGTTGGCTGCCAGTATATTCTCGGAAGTTGGTATAAGCCGAACGAGCTCGGCAAAAGAACTGCGATCTTCACTAGCAGTGGTTTGGCTGGAACCATGTTCTCTGGATTTATGCAAGGGGGTATTCACAAGAGTCTTG ATGGTGTTAGGGGTCTTCCTGGTTGGAGGTGGTTATTCATCTTGGACTTCTGCATCACAATTCCAGTGGCCATTTTTGGGTTTCTCGCATTCCCGGATACCCCAACTTCGACAACCGCATGGTGGCTCAGTGCAGAGGAGAGGAAACTTGCTATTGAGCGACTTCCTGAAGTTAAGAAACATCGTGGTGTTCTGGGCTGGAATCTGATATCGCGGATCCTGCGGACGTGGCATTGGGTAGGTTTCATCCTGCTTTGGATATTCGCCAGCAACACCGAAATGTTCTCAAGCAATGCTATCATGAGTCTTTGGCTCTCATCAACAGGGCAATACACCGTGTCACAAGTCAATTACATCCCGACCGGCATAGCGGGCGTAGGAATTCTCACCACCATTTTGCTTGGCTGGTATTCGGACTTCACCAGACGCCCATGGCATGTGGGGGTTTTCTTATCCTGCACTGCCATTCTGTCTGGAGCGATCATGCTGCGACCCCCATCCACTGGAGCTAAGTTCTTCGCATTATTCTTGAATGGTTCCCAGTACGCCGGCCAGACTGTGCTTTTTGCCTGGGCAAATGCGGCCACTGGAGAAGACGACGCGAAGCGCGGAGTAATTCTCGGTGCTATGAATACCTTTGCCACTGCGGTCTATATGTTCTGGTCACTGCTATTTTACAGCACAACTCAGGGCCCAGATTGGAGAGAGGGTAGCATTGCAATGATCTGTATGGGGTTGGCTCTGTTTATCACCACCATTGGAATTTGCTACTTGGAGAAGCGAAACGCCCAGCGGGTGGAAGTCTGTGGTCGCATTCAAACAACTGTCACTATTGGTACCTCCGAGGTGAAAGATAATACCGACACTGAGAGGTCTCAAGACTATAGGAAGTAG
- a CDS encoding Oxidoreductase, 2OG-Fe(II) oxygenase family, with protein MAQIKGLSAYDRPPDPVRLCYKKYSRIALSEVDNDPGILDLQRIDPDQLPDGVTIMQYMSSQNLRLAFDDFILGSYAATEEHAPLAENIPVFAHNSISGLMMIPALFPPTVQIELLSRLFHRDLPNPEHRTNLHLHYDVTYPEKSEEDHLPKSFFADEPTRSFQPKDPQLHKPLTVQHLLEKKLRWVTLGGQYDWTAKVYPPGTPPEFPPDIAKVLRAAFPTTLAQAAILNLYSAGDTLSVHRDVSEECDVGLISVSFGCDGLFLASHDDGNGCEIIRLRSGDTVYMNGQSRFAWHGVPKILPLTCPKWLADWPSSGGSAPGMPPGPYEMWKGWMSSKRVNLNVRQMTTTQTSEEKVDHV; from the exons ATGGCCCAAATTAAGGGTCTTAGTGCTTATGATCGCCCTCCTGATCCAGTGAGACTTTGCTATAAGAAATACTCTAGGATTGCCTTGTCCGAAGTTGACAACGATCCGGGGATCCTCGACCTACAACGGATCGATCCTGATCAACTTCCCGATGGAGTGACGATCATGCAGTATATGTCCAGCCAAAATCTACGATTAGCATTTGATGATTTCATTCTTGGAAGCTATGCTGCAACAGAAGAGCATGCTCCTCTGGCTGAGAACATCCCAGTATTCGCTCACAACTCGATTTCCG GTCTCATGATGATCCCCGCCTTGTTTCCTCCTACTGTACAGATCGAATTGCTCTCTCGCCTCTTTCACCGAGACTTACCCAATCCAGAGCATCGGACAAACCTCCACCTGCACTACGATGTTACGTACCCTGAAAAATCAGAAGAAGACCACTTGCCCAAGTCGTTCTTTGCAGACGAACCCACTCGGTCTTTCCAGCCCAAGGATCCTCAGTTGCACAAGCCTTTGACAGTTCAACATCTCTTGGAGAAAAAGCTGCGCTGGGTGACATTAGGTGGACAGTACGACTGGACTGCCAAAGTGTACCCACCTGGAACACCACCGGAGTTCCCGCCGGATATTGCAAAGGTGCTACGTGCAGCTTTCCCAACCACTTTAGCCCAGGCTGCCATTTTGAACCTTTACTCCGCGGGAGATACCCTGAGCGTGCACCGGGACGTGAGTGAGGAGTGTGACGTAGGCTTGATCAGCGTGAGTTTTGGATGTGATGGATTGTTCTTGGCTAGCCACGATGACGGGAACGGTTGCGAGATTATTCGTCTCCGCTCCGGTGATACGGTTTACATGAACGGTCAATCGCGGTTTGCCTGGCACGGAGTCCCAAAAATCCTGCCCTTGACCTGTCCAAAATGGCTGGCCGACTGGCCATCCTCTGGGGGGTCTGCTCCGGGAATGCCGCCTGGTCCATACGAGATGTGGAAGGGTTGGATGTCTAGCAAACGGGTCAACCTGAACGTTCGACAAATGACGACCACTCAGACTTCTGAAGAGAAAGTAGATCATGTTTGA
- a CDS encoding Cyclin-dependent kinase has protein sequence MENYQKIEKIGEGTYGVVYKARELNHPNRIVALKKIRLEAEDEGVPSTAIREISLLKEMQDPNIVQLLNIVHADGHKLYLVFEFLDLDLKKYMEALPVSDGGRGKPLPDGFKAGTTLGLGDAIVKKFMAQLVEGIRYCHSHRILHRDLKPQNLLINREGNLKLADFGLARAFGVPLRTYTHEVVTLWYRSPEILLGGRQYSTGVDMWSVGAIFAEMCTRKPLFPGDSEIDEIFKIFRILGTPGEDVWPGVTSFPDYKSTFPKWKRPDAEIVPGLEEAGCQLLESLLEFDPAHRLSAKQACLHPYFRNGTAFYSGRGASNSFQ, from the exons ATGGAAAACTATCAGAAAATTGAGAAAATTGGCGAAG GCACTTACGGTGTGGTCTACAAGGCCCGTGAACTCAATCACCCTAACCGTATCGTTGCACTGAAGAAAATTCGCCTCGAAGCTGAAGATGAGGGTGTTCCCAGCACTGCAATTCGCGAGATTTCCCTCCTCAAGGAGATGCAGGACCCCAACATTGTCCAGCTGCTGAATATTGTCCACGCCGATGGCCACAAGCTCTACCTTGTTTTTGAATTCCTCGATCTCGACCTTAAGAAATATATGGAGGCTTTACCTGTCAGCGACGGTGGACGAGGGAAGCCTTTACCCGATGGGTTCAAGGCGGGTACAACGCTGGGCCTGGGGGATGCAATTGTCAAAAAATTCATGGCCCAGCTTGTTGAGGGAATCCGATACTGCCATAGCCACCGAATTTTGCACCGTGACTTGAAGCCCCAAAATCTGTTGATCAACCGCGAAGGCAATTTGAAATTGGCTGATTTCGGTCTTGCAAGAGCGTTCGGTGTTCCCCTTCGCACCTACACTCATGAG GTTGTCACATTGTGGTACCGTTCTCCAGAGATTCTGCTGGGTGGACGTCAGTACTCTACGGGGGTTGATATGTGGTCCGTGGGTGCCATTTTCGCAGAGATGTGTACACGCAAGCCTCTCTTCCCCGGTGACTCTGAAATTGACGAGATCTTCAAGATCTTCCG CATCCTTGGTACGCCTGGTGAGGACGTCTGGCCCGGCGTAACCTCGTTCCCCGATTACAAATCCACTTTCCCCAAGTGGAAGCGCCCTGATGCTGAAATTGTTCCCGGGCTAGAGGAGGCCGGATGTCAGCTCTTGGAGTCTCTGCTTGAGTTTGACCCTGCACACCGACTATCGGCTAAGCAGGCCTGTCTCCACCCGTACTTCCGCAACGGTACCGCCTTCTACTCCGGACGTGGTGCAAGTAACAGCTTCCAGTAG